One genomic segment of Hordeum vulgare subsp. vulgare chromosome 2H, MorexV3_pseudomolecules_assembly, whole genome shotgun sequence includes these proteins:
- the LOC123424737 gene encoding probable acyl-CoA dehydrogenase IBR3 produces MATLTSELLRPVHEAQALDEAALLRYAAAHVPGFPAPAPALALTQFGHGQSNPTYCLEASAPGGEPRRYVLRKKPAGAILQSAHAVEREFQVLKALGAYTDVPVPKVFCLCTDASVIGTPFYIMEYLEGALYLDNKLTGITPDKRRNIYLAAAKTLAAVHKIDATAVGLHKYGRRDNYCKRQVERWGKQYLHSTGEGKPARYQKMLDLIGWLKENIPEEDSSTGLGTGLVHGDYRIDNLVFHPTEDRVIGVLDWELSTLGNQMCDVAYSCMPYIIDGALSENSSYGGFEHSGIPDGIPQLEEYLAVYCSMSARPWPAANWKFYIAFSLFRGASIYAGVYHRWTMGNASGGERARFAGKAGNVMVDCAWDYINRENVLRAHPATGMHVSKAPQQGFHVEQEDSTLTSGQGKFVPSEKVMKLQHKIMKFMKDHIYPKEDELYKHAQSTSRWTIHPEEENLKALAKEEGLWNLFIPLDSAARARKLLLEDRSYVSAGSSNDLLLGAGLTNLEYGYLCEIMGRSVWAPQIFNCGAPDTGNMEVLLRYGTKEQQKQWLVPLLEGKIRSGFAMTEPQVASSDATNIECSISRQRDFYVINGRKWWTSGAMDPRCKILILMGKTDFSAPKHKQQSMILVDINTPGVQIKRPLLVFGFDDAPHGHAEIIFDNVRVPVTNILLGEGRGFEIAQGRLGPGRLHHCMRLIGAAERGMNMMVERALSRTAFGKKIAQHGSFQSDLAKCRIELEQTRLLVLEAADQLDRHGNKKARGILAMAKVAAPNMALKVLDMAIQVHGAAGVSSDTVLSHLWATARTLRLADGPDEVHLGTIAKLELQRARL; encoded by the exons atgGCGACGCTGACCTCGGAGCTGCTGCGGCCGGTGCACGAGGCGCAGGCGCTGGACGAGGCGGCGCTGCTGCGGTACGCGGCCGCGCACGTCCCGGGCTTccccgcgccggcgccggcgctcgCCCTCACGCAGTTCGGCCACGGCCAGTCCAACCCCACCTACTGCCTCGAGGCCTCCGCTCCCGGCGGGGAGCCCCGGCGCTACGTGCTGCGGAAGAAGCCCGCCGGCGCCATCCTCCAGTCCGCCCACGCCGTCGAGCGCGAGTTCCAG GTTCTCAAGGCTCTGGGTGCTTACACGGATGTTCCTGTCCCTAAGGTGTTTTGCCTTTGCACTGATGCTAGTGTGATCGGAACCCCTTTCTACATAATGGAGTATCTGGAAGGAGCATTATATCTTGATAACAAGTTGACG GGAATAACCCCAGATAAACGGAGGAATATATACCTGGCTGCTGCAAAAACTTTGGCTGCTGTACACAAAATTGATGCGACTGCAGTTGGATTGCATAAGTATGGAAGAAGAGACAATTATTGCAAAAGACAA GTAGAAAGATGGGGAAAACAATATCTTCATTCAACCGGTGAAGGGAAGCCTGCGCGTTATCAGAAGATGCTTGATCTAATTGGTTGGCTGAAAGAAAATATACCAGAAGAAGATTCATCAACAGGATTGGGAACTGGCCTTGTTCATGGTGATTATCGTATTGATAACCTTGTTTTTCACCCAACTGAG GATCGAGTGATAGGTGTACTTGATTGGGAATTATCTACTTTGGGGAATCAGATGTGTGATGTTGCTTACAGCTGTATG CCATATATTATTGATGGAGCACTCAGTGAAAATAGTTCATATGGAGGATTTGAACATTCTGGCATTCCAGATGGCATTCCTCAACTGGAAGAGTACCTAGCTGTGTACTGCTCTATGTCT GCACGACCTTGGCCTGCAGCAAATTGGAAGTTCTACATTGCCTTTTCACTGTTTCGAGGGGCATCTATCTATGCAGGAGTATACCACAGATGGACTATG GGTAATGCTTCAGGCGGTGAGCGTGCTAGATTTGCCGGCAAGGCTGGCAATGTTATGGTTGACTGTGCCTGGGATTACATTAATAGAGAAAATGTCCTGAGAGCACACCCTGCTACAG GTATGCATGTCTCGAAGGCTCCCCAACAAGGTTTCCATGTAGAGCAGGAAGATTCAACTTTGACAAGTGGTCAAGGCAAATTTGTTCCTAGCGAAAAGGTTATGAAGCTACAGCATAAAATAATGAAGTTCATGAAAGATCATAtataccccaaggaagatgagttATACAAACATGCACAATCAACCTCACGGTGGACAATCCATCCTGAAGAAGAAAATTTGAAAGCATTAGCAAAAGAGGAGGGATTGTGGAACTTATTTATTCCG CTTGACAGTGCAGCTAGAGCAAGAAAGCTACTCCTTGAGGACCGATCTTATGTTTCTGCTGGAAGTTCAAATGATCTTTTGCTAGGTGCTGGTCTCACAAATCTTGAGTATGGATATTTATGTGAGATTATGGGCCGTTCAGTTTGGGCTCCACAAATATTTAACTGTGGTGCACCCGATACGGGTAATATGGAG GTCCTGTTGAGATATGGAACTAAGGAGCAACAGAAGCAGTGGCTTGTTCCTTTACTGGAAGGGAAAATTCGTTCGGGATTTGCAATGACAGAACCACAAGTTGCATCTTCAGATGCAACAAACATAGAATGTTCAATATCCAG GCAGAGAGATTTCTATGTGATAAATGGCAGGAAATGGTGGACCAGTGGGGCTATGGACCCGAGGTGCAAAATCCTGATATTAATG GGAAAAACCGATTTCTCTGCACCTAAGCATAAGCAGCAGTCAATGATCTTAGTGGATATCAACACTCCCGGAGTGCAGATAAAGAGACCATTGTTAGTCTTTGGGTTCGATGATGCACCGCATGGACATGCAGAGATTATTTTTGATAACGTCCGTGTTCCGGTCACAAATATCCTCCTCGGAGAAGGGCGTGGTTTCGAGATTGCTCAA GGAAGACTAGGTCCTGGAAGATTGCATCATTGCATGAGACTAATAGGAGCAGCTGAACGTGGCATGAATATGATGGTTGAGAGGGCCTTAAGTAGGACCGCTTTTGGAAAGAAGATTGCGCAGCATGGTTCCTTTCAGTCAGACCTGGCAAAA TGCCGGATAGAACTGGAGCAAACTAGGCTTCTGGTGCTTGAAGCAGCCGATCAGCTCGACCGGCATGGGAACAAGAAGGCCCGCGGGATTCTCGCAATGGCCAAG GTGGCGGCTCCAAATATGGCCCTGAAAGTGCTTGACATGGCAATACAAGTCCACGGCGCTGCCGGGGTCTCATCCGACACGGTCCTATCCCATCTATGGGCAACCGCTAGGACACTGCGGCTCGCCGACGGCCCTGATGAAGTCCATCTCGGCACGATCGCGAAGCTGGAGCTGCAAAGGGCAAGGCTGTAA
- the LOC123424738 gene encoding pectinesterase-like has translation MPPPTPRTKRREAARLLLLATFLPLLLLTFLFAQTAFAADADHDGGHHHERTLLDANADAEHAAAVDRHCAGMLHREVCASALAGVEGLAQKPLGDVISLVVGRAASAVRSAASNCTSYLARPHRLRLRDRLALSDCQELFGHTLSQLGTAAAELSAGNRTAEDSVAGLQTVLSAAMTNQYTCLEGFAGPSASEDGRVRPYIQGRIYHVAHLVSNSLAMVRRLPQRRRGRALRSRTTRRTTGEEVFEGYGPVRRGFPAWVAAADRRRLLQESVPDLVVAKDGSGNFTTVTEAVAAAPNNSATRYVIHIKAGGYFENVEVGSDKTNIMFVGDGMWKTVIKASRNVVDNYTTFRSATLAVIGTGFLARDLTVENAAGPAKHQAVALRVNADLSAFYRCSFAGYQDTLYAHSLRQFYRDCDVYGTVDFVFGDAAALLQNCSLYARRPGPGQKNVFTAQGREDPNQNTGIAVQGCKVAAAADLVPVLANFSSYLGRPWKAYSRTVFMQSKMEALVHPRGWLEWNGTFALDTLYYAEYMNRGPGADTSARVAWPGYRVITAAADAGNFTAQAFIQGDLWLNSTSFPYTLGLG, from the exons ATGCCACCTCCGACACCAAGAACCAAGCGACGGGAAGCGGCcaggctcctcctcctcgccaccttcctccccctcctcctcctcacatTCCTCTTCGCCCAGACCGCATTCGCCGCCGACGCCGACCACGACGGCGGCCACCACCACGAGCGCACGCTCCTCGACGCCAATGCGGACGCCGAGCACGCGGCGGCCGTGGACCGGCATTGCGCGGGCATGCTGCACCGGGAGGTCTGCGCGTCGGCGCTGGCCGGCGTCGAGGGGCTGGCGCAGAAGCCGCTCGGGGACGTGATCTCGTTGGTGGTGGGGCGCGCGGCGTCGGCGGTGCGGTCCGCCGCGTCCAACTGCACGTCCTACCTGGCGCGCCCGCACCGGCTGCGCCTCCGCGACCGCCTCGCGCTGTCCGACTGCCAGGAGCTGTTCGGGCACACGCTGAGCCAGCTCGGCACGGCGGCGGCCGAGCTCTCTGCCGGGAACCGCACGGCGGAGGACTCCGTCGCGGGCCTGCAGACGGTGCTGTCGGCGGCCATGACGAACCAGTACACCTGCCTGGAGGGGTTCGCGGGGCCGTCGGCGTCGGAGGACGGCCGCGTGCGGCCCTACATCCAGGGCCGCATCTACCACGTCGCCCACCTCGTGTCCAACTCGCTCGCCATGGTCCGCCGCCTCCCGCAGCGCCGCCGCGGGCGCGCCCTCCGCTCGAGAACCACAAGAAGAACCACGGGCGAGGAGGTGTTCGAGGGGTACGGGCCGGTGCGGCGCGGGTTCCCGgcgtgggtggcggcggcggaccgGAGGCGGCTGCTCCAGGAGAGCGTGCCGGACCTGGTGGTGGCCAAGGACGGGAGCGGCAACTTCACGACGGTGacggaggcggtggcggcggcgcccaACAACAGCGCGACGCGGTACGTGATCCACATCAAGGCCGGGGGCTACTTCGAGAACGTGGAGGTGGGCAGCGACAAGACCAACATCATGTTCGTCGGCGACGGCATGTGGAAGACCGTCATCAAGGCCAGCCGCAACGTCGTCGACAACTACACCACCTTCCGCTCCGCCACGCTAG CGGTGATCGGGACGGGGTTCCTGGCGAGGGACCTGACGGTGGAGAACGCGGCGGGGCCGGCGAAGCACCAGGCGGTGGCGCTGCGGGTGAACGCGGACCTGTCGGCGTTCTACCGCTGCAGCTTCGCGGGGTACCAGGACACGCTCTACGCGCACTCGCTCCGCCAGTTCTACCGCGACTGCGACGTCTACGGCACCGTCGACTTCGTCTTCGGCGACGCCGCCGCCCTGCTCCAGAACTGCAGCCTCTACGCGCGCCGCCCGGGGCCCGGGCAGAAGAACGTCTTCACGGCGCAGGGCCGCGAGGACCCCAACCAGAACACCGGCATCGCCGTGCAGGGATGCaaggtcgccgccgccgccgacctcgTCCCCGTGCTCGCCAACTTCTCCTCCTACCTCGGACGGCCCTGGAAGGCCTACTCCCGGACGGTGTTCATGCAGTCCAAGATGGAGGCCCTGGTGCACCCCCGGGGTTGGCTCGAGTGGAACGGCACCTTCGCGCTCGACACGCTCTACTACGCCGAGTACATGAACCGGGGCCCCGGCGCCGACACGTCGGCGAGGGTGGCGTGGCCGGGGTACCGGGtgatcaccgccgccgccgacgccggcAACTTCACCGCGCAGGCGTTCATCCAGGGCGACCTCTGGCTCAACTCCACCTCCTTCCCCTACACGCTCGGCCTCGGGTAG